A stretch of the Coprobacillus cateniformis genome encodes the following:
- the secY gene encoding preprotein translocase subunit SecY: MLNFFKNVFKKGELRRRIIFTLGMLFVFRLGAAITIPSINADALTAGATNTGILGIMNMLGGGMLERFSIFSLGVSPYITASIIIELLSMDVIPVLAQWQKEGNTGKKKKDKVTRYVTLILAAVQGGSLTYAYDNMYNILNSSSVWTYAYVIVVMMAGSMLAMWIGDQITQKGIGNGTSLLIFTGIVSSLPANFISTFNSLVAFDKGTQTMVLGILWYVLFVIVYLAIIIFVVFNEGAVRKIPIMYATNSNTTMRTKDSTHMPIKINSSGVLPVIFASSVLAAPRTIISFMAQNNTTKTIDSILNYQEPVGFCLYLVMIVLFAFFYSNLQIDSHKISEDLKKNGGAIPGVRTGLDTEKFISTVLNRVTVVGSIFLVIIAAIPIMTPVIWSQTSNAALTLGGTGLIIITGVALETTKQIKTLITRKEYHGYIRK; encoded by the coding sequence ATGTTAAACTTTTTTAAGAATGTTTTTAAAAAAGGTGAATTACGTCGTAGAATTATCTTTACATTAGGTATGTTGTTTGTATTCCGTTTAGGTGCTGCTATTACAATTCCTTCTATTAATGCTGATGCATTAACAGCTGGAGCTACAAATACTGGCATCTTGGGAATTATGAACATGCTTGGTGGTGGGATGCTTGAAAGATTTTCAATCTTTTCACTAGGAGTTTCTCCTTATATTACAGCATCTATTATTATTGAATTATTGTCTATGGATGTTATTCCTGTTCTTGCGCAATGGCAAAAAGAGGGGAATACTGGAAAGAAGAAAAAAGATAAAGTTACACGTTATGTAACTTTAATCTTAGCAGCTGTTCAAGGTGGTTCATTAACATATGCGTATGATAATATGTATAATATTTTGAATTCATCATCAGTTTGGACTTACGCTTATGTCATTGTTGTTATGATGGCAGGAAGTATGTTAGCAATGTGGATTGGTGATCAAATTACTCAAAAGGGAATCGGAAATGGTACATCATTGTTAATTTTTACTGGAATTGTTTCAAGCTTACCAGCAAACTTTATTTCTACATTTAATAGTTTAGTTGCTTTTGATAAAGGAACTCAGACAATGGTTCTTGGTATCTTATGGTATGTGCTATTTGTGATTGTGTATTTAGCAATTATTATCTTCGTTGTTTTCAATGAAGGTGCTGTTCGCAAAATACCAATTATGTATGCAACAAACTCTAATACAACAATGAGAACAAAAGACTCAACACATATGCCTATTAAAATTAATAGTTCAGGTGTGTTACCAGTTATCTTTGCTTCATCAGTGTTGGCTGCTCCAAGAACAATTATCAGTTTTATGGCTCAAAATAATACTACAAAAACAATTGATTCAATTTTAAATTATCAAGAACCAGTAGGTTTTTGCTTATATCTCGTTATGATTGTGTTATTTGCATTCTTCTATTCTAATTTACAAATTGATTCACATAAAATTAGTGAAGATTTAAAAAAGAATGGTGGTGCTATTCCTGGTGTAAGAACTGGGTTAGATACTGAAAAGTTCATTAGCACAGTTTTAAATAGAGTTACTGTTGTAGGATCAATTTTCTTAGTGATTATTGCTGCTATCCCAATTATGACTCCAGTTATTTGGTCACAAACATCTAATGCTGCATTGACATTAGGTGGAACAGGATTAATTATCATTACTGGTGTTGCTTTGGAAACAACAAAACAAATTAAAACATTGATTACTCGTAAAGAGTATCATGGTTACATTAGAAAATAG
- the rplO gene encoding 50S ribosomal protein L15 has translation MKLHELQYTEGARKERKRIGRGTSSGTGKTAGKGQKGQKARAGGGKKPGFEGGQTPLFMRLPKRGFTNFNRVEYAIVNVEDLNKFEAGAVVDTAALMECGLIKKELDGLKVLGNGELKVALTVKAHKFSKSAVAAIEAAGGKTEVI, from the coding sequence ATGAAGCTACACGAATTACAATATACAGAAGGTGCGCGTAAAGAAAGAAAGCGTATTGGTCGTGGAACAAGTTCTGGTACTGGTAAAACTGCTGGTAAAGGACAAAAAGGTCAAAAGGCAAGAGCTGGTGGTGGAAAGAAACCTGGATTTGAAGGTGGACAAACTCCATTATTCATGCGTTTACCAAAACGTGGTTTCACAAACTTTAATAGAGTTGAATATGCAATCGTTAACGTTGAGGATTTAAATAAATTTGAAGCAGGAGCTGTTGTAGATACTGCTGCATTAATGGAATGTGGATTAATTAAAAAGGAATTGGATGGTTTAAAAGTTTTAGGTAACGGTGAATTAAAAGTTGCTTTAACTGTTAAAGCACACAAATTCTCTAAGTCAGCTGTTGCTGCTATTGAAGCTGCAGGTGGAAAAACTGAGGTGATCTAA
- the rpmD gene encoding 50S ribosomal protein L30, with amino-acid sequence MAKEEKVIITLVKSPIGAKKNQKDTLKALGLTKMNKSVEKVNNEFIQGMIKTVGHLVKIEESK; translated from the coding sequence ATGGCAAAAGAAGAAAAAGTTATCATTACGCTTGTAAAAAGTCCAATTGGTGCAAAAAAGAATCAAAAGGATACTCTTAAAGCGTTAGGTTTAACAAAAATGAACAAATCAGTTGAAAAAGTCAACAATGAATTTATTCAAGGTATGATTAAAACTGTAGGACACCTTGTTAAAATCGAAGAAAGTAAGTAG
- the rpsE gene encoding 30S ribosomal protein S5, protein MEQRKPRENGPRRNGPRKNGPRRNNGPKVEKEFEERVVTINRVTKVVKGGRKFRFAALVVIGDRKGRVGFGTGKANEVPDAIRKASEAAKRNVINVPMVHGTIPHEVNGMFGSGNVFLRPASQGTGIIAGGPVRAVVELAGYSDILSKSLGSRTPINMVRATMEGLASLKTAKQVAELRDKKIEEIYG, encoded by the coding sequence ATGGAACAACGTAAACCAAGAGAAAATGGGCCAAGAAGAAATGGACCTAGAAAAAACGGTCCTAGAAGAAATAACGGACCTAAAGTTGAAAAAGAATTCGAAGAACGTGTTGTTACTATTAACCGTGTTACTAAAGTTGTAAAAGGTGGACGTAAATTCCGCTTTGCAGCATTAGTTGTTATTGGTGATAGAAAGGGACGTGTTGGATTCGGAACTGGTAAAGCAAACGAAGTACCTGATGCTATTAGAAAAGCATCTGAAGCAGCTAAGAGAAATGTAATCAATGTACCTATGGTTCATGGAACTATTCCTCATGAAGTGAATGGTATGTTTGGTTCAGGAAATGTATTCTTAAGACCTGCATCTCAAGGTACTGGAATCATTGCTGGTGGACCAGTTCGTGCTGTTGTTGAATTAGCTGGATATTCAGATATCTTATCTAAATCACTTGGATCTAGAACTCCAATCAACATGGTTCGTGCAACTATGGAAGGATTAGCATCATTAAAAACTGCTAAACAAGTTGCAGAATTGAGAGATAAAAAAATCGAAGAAATTTACGGATAG
- the rplR gene encoding 50S ribosomal protein L18, which yields MAKTMSRNDLRLKRHARVRNKISGTPECPRLNVFRSSSHIHAQIIDDVNGVTLVAASSVDMKLAKGGNVEAATQVGKEIAKRAIAKNIENVVFDRGGYIYHGRVKALAEAAREAGLKF from the coding sequence ATGGCTAAAACTATGTCAAGAAACGATTTACGTCTTAAACGTCATGCAAGAGTTCGTAACAAAATTAGTGGAACTCCTGAATGTCCTCGTTTAAATGTATTCCGTTCAAGCTCTCATATCCATGCACAAATCATTGATGATGTTAATGGAGTAACTTTAGTTGCTGCATCTTCAGTAGATATGAAACTAGCAAAAGGTGGAAATGTAGAAGCTGCTACTCAAGTTGGTAAAGAAATCGCTAAAAGAGCAATCGCAAAAAATATTGAAAATGTAGTATTCGATCGTGGAGGATACATCTATCATGGTCGTGTGAAAGCACTAGCTGAAGCTGCTAGAGAAGCTGGATTGAAATTCTAA
- the rplF gene encoding 50S ribosomal protein L6, with protein MSRVGNKIINVPEGVKVEIANDNTITVTGSKGTLVRQFSPLIKVEMDGTEIKVSRTSEQKAVKQLHGTTRALLANMIEGVHNGYEKNLEIVGIGYRGAMQGNKLVLNVGYSHQVEIEGEEGVKIETPTQTTIKVSGISKERVGEIAARIRAVKKPEPYKGKGIKYVDERIIRKEGKTAGKK; from the coding sequence ATGTCTCGTGTAGGTAATAAAATTATCAATGTACCTGAAGGTGTAAAAGTGGAAATTGCAAATGATAACACAATTACAGTAACAGGTTCAAAAGGGACTTTAGTCAGACAGTTTTCACCATTAATCAAAGTAGAGATGGATGGAACTGAAATTAAAGTAAGCAGAACAAGTGAACAAAAAGCTGTTAAACAATTACATGGTACAACAAGAGCATTACTTGCAAATATGATCGAAGGTGTACACAATGGATACGAAAAGAATTTAGAAATCGTTGGTATTGGGTACCGTGGTGCTATGCAAGGAAATAAATTAGTATTAAATGTAGGATATTCTCATCAAGTTGAAATCGAAGGTGAAGAAGGAGTTAAAATTGAAACTCCTACTCAAACAACTATTAAAGTTTCTGGGATTTCTAAAGAAAGAGTTGGAGAAATCGCTGCAAGAATTAGAGCTGTTAAGAAACCTGAACCTTATAAAGGAAAAGGTATCAAATACGTTGATGAAAGAATTATTAGAAAAGAAGGTAAAACTGCTGGTAAGAAGTAG
- the rpsH gene encoding 30S ribosomal protein S8, with protein MVTDPIADMLTRIRNANQQRHAEVVIPASKLKADLAEILKNEGFIKGYKVEGEGVIKNIVITLKYKGNERVITGLKRVSKPGLRQYAKVNEIPKVLNGLGIVVLSTSQGLMTDKEARAKQVGGEVLAYIW; from the coding sequence ATGGTTACAGATCCAATCGCAGATATGTTAACAAGAATTCGTAATGCTAATCAACAACGTCATGCAGAAGTTGTTATTCCAGCATCAAAATTAAAAGCAGACTTAGCTGAAATTTTGAAAAACGAAGGATTTATTAAAGGATATAAAGTTGAAGGCGAAGGTGTTATCAAAAACATCGTTATCACTTTAAAATACAAAGGTAATGAAAGAGTAATCACAGGATTGAAGAGAGTATCTAAACCTGGTTTACGTCAATATGCAAAAGTAAACGAAATCCCTAAAGTATTAAATGGATTAGGAATCGTTGTATTATCAACTTCTCAAGGGCTTATGACTGATAAAGAAGCAAGAGCTAAACAAGTTGGTGGAGAAGTATTAGCATATATCTGGTAA
- a CDS encoding type Z 30S ribosomal protein S14: MAKTSMKVKQQRPQKYKVREYTRCERCGRPHSVIKKFKLCRICFRELAYKGEIPGVKKASW; this comes from the coding sequence ATGGCTAAAACATCAATGAAAGTTAAACAACAACGTCCTCAGAAATACAAAGTTCGTGAGTATACAAGATGCGAACGTTGTGGACGTCCACATTCAGTAATTAAAAAATTCAAATTATGCCGTATTTGTTTCAGAGAATTAGCTTATAAAGGTGAAATTCCTGGAGTAAAGAAAGCTAGTTGGTAA
- the rplE gene encoding 50S ribosomal protein L5 — protein MNRLKERYENEISKSLMTKFNYNSVMQVPAMEKIVINIGVGDAVSNSKLLDEAVEELTIITGQKPVVTTAKKSIAGFKLREGMPIGCKVTLRGERMYEFLDKLVNISLPRVRDFRGVPKNSFDGRGNYTLGIKEQLIFPEINFDKVNKLRGMDIVFVTTAKTDEESRELLAQLGMPFHK, from the coding sequence ATGAACCGACTAAAGGAACGTTATGAAAATGAAATTAGTAAGTCATTAATGACTAAATTTAATTATAATTCAGTAATGCAAGTTCCAGCTATGGAAAAAATCGTTATCAATATTGGTGTTGGTGATGCAGTAAGTAACTCTAAATTATTAGATGAAGCTGTTGAAGAATTAACAATTATTACAGGACAAAAACCTGTTGTAACTACAGCTAAAAAATCAATCGCTGGATTCAAATTACGTGAAGGTATGCCAATCGGATGTAAAGTAACATTACGTGGTGAAAGAATGTATGAATTCTTAGATAAATTGGTAAATATCTCTTTACCTCGTGTAAGAGACTTTAGAGGAGTACCTAAGAACTCATTTGATGGAAGAGGAAATTATACTTTAGGTATTAAAGAACAATTAATTTTCCCTGAAATCAATTTTGATAAAGTAAACAAATTAAGAGGAATGGATATTGTATTCGTAACTACTGCTAAAACAGACGAAGAAAGTCGTGAATTATTAGCACAATTAGGAATGCCATTCCACAAATAA
- the rplX gene encoding 50S ribosomal protein L24: protein MKLRVGDTVQVIAGSDKGKTGEVIQILRKENKVIVEGVNMVTKHIKPSQADPEGGIVTREAPIHASNVAYYDSKAKETVKIGYGIENEQKVRINKKTGKALDKTTKKKK, encoded by the coding sequence ATGAAATTACGTGTAGGTGATACAGTTCAAGTTATCGCTGGTAGCGATAAAGGAAAAACTGGAGAAGTTATTCAAATTCTTAGAAAAGAAAATAAAGTTATTGTTGAAGGTGTTAACATGGTTACTAAACACATTAAACCTTCACAGGCTGATCCAGAAGGTGGAATTGTAACAAGAGAAGCTCCTATTCATGCTTCAAATGTTGCATACTATGATTCAAAAGCAAAAGAAACTGTTAAAATTGGATACGGAATTGAAAATGAACAAAAAGTTCGTATCAATAAAAAAACAGGTAAAGCATTAGACAAAACTACAAAGAAGAAAAAGTAA
- the rplN gene encoding 50S ribosomal protein L14 — translation MIQNESRLKVADNTGAKEVLVIRNLGGSNRKFSNIGDIVVATVKQATPGGTVKKGEVVKAVIVRSKYGVNRDNGSLIKFDDNACVIIKDDNSPKGTRIFGPVARELRDADFMKIVSLAPEVL, via the coding sequence ATGATCCAAAATGAAAGCAGATTAAAAGTTGCTGACAATACAGGAGCAAAAGAAGTACTAGTAATAAGAAACCTTGGTGGTTCAAATAGAAAATTTAGTAACATCGGTGATATCGTCGTAGCTACAGTGAAACAAGCGACTCCAGGTGGTACAGTTAAAAAAGGTGAAGTAGTTAAAGCTGTTATCGTAAGAAGTAAATATGGTGTTAACCGTGACAACGGTTCATTAATTAAGTTCGATGATAATGCATGTGTAATCATTAAAGATGATAATTCACCTAAAGGAACTCGTATCTTTGGACCGGTTGCAAGAGAGTTAAGAGATGCAGATTTCATGAAAATCGTATCATTAGCTCCTGAGGTATTATAG
- the rpsQ gene encoding 30S ribosomal protein S17, with the protein MERNNRKVYTGTVISAKMDKTITVLVETHVKHKLYGKRVKSSKKFKAHDEENIARDGDIVKIMATRPLSATKRFRLVEVVKKAEII; encoded by the coding sequence ATGGAAAGAAACAATCGTAAAGTTTATACTGGAACAGTTATTTCTGCAAAGATGGATAAAACAATTACTGTTTTAGTAGAAACTCATGTTAAACACAAATTATACGGAAAACGTGTTAAATCTTCTAAAAAGTTTAAGGCTCATGATGAAGAAAATATTGCAAGAGATGGTGACATTGTCAAAATCATGGCAACTCGTCCATTATCTGCAACTAAACGTTTCCGTTTAGTAGAAGTTGTTAAGAAAGCAGAAATTATTTAA
- the rpmC gene encoding 50S ribosomal protein L29, translating to MTVQDIRNTETQELLNKVEEYKKELFGLRFQAATGQLENTARIRTVRKNIAKIKTIIRERELNK from the coding sequence GTGACAGTTCAAGATATTAGAAATACAGAAACTCAAGAATTACTTAACAAAGTAGAAGAGTACAAGAAAGAGTTATTTGGATTAAGATTCCAAGCAGCAACTGGTCAATTGGAAAATACTGCTCGTATTAGAACAGTGAGAAAAAATATTGCAAAGATTAAAACAATTATTAGAGAAAGAGAATTAAACAAATAA
- the rplP gene encoding 50S ribosomal protein L16, with the protein MLMPKRTKYRRPHRIKYEGKAKGGTEVSFGEYGLQAQEGAWITSRQIEAARIAMNRYMKRGGQVWIRIFPHLAKTKKPLEVRMGSGKGAPEEWVAVVKTGRVMFEVAGVEEEVAREALRLASHKLPIKCKIIGRGE; encoded by the coding sequence ATGTTGATGCCTAAGAGAACTAAATATAGAAGACCTCATAGAATTAAATATGAAGGTAAAGCTAAAGGTGGAACTGAAGTTTCTTTTGGTGAATATGGATTACAGGCTCAAGAAGGTGCTTGGATTACTTCAAGACAAATCGAAGCAGCTCGTATCGCTATGAACCGTTATATGAAACGTGGTGGTCAAGTTTGGATTAGAATTTTCCCTCATTTAGCTAAAACAAAGAAACCTCTTGAAGTCCGTATGGGTTCAGGTAAAGGTGCTCCAGAAGAATGGGTAGCAGTAGTAAAAACAGGACGCGTAATGTTCGAAGTCGCTGGTGTAGAAGAAGAAGTTGCAAGAGAAGCTTTAAGACTTGCATCTCATAAACTACCAATCAAATGTAAGATTATTGGAAGAGGTGAGTAA
- the rpsC gene encoding 30S ribosomal protein S3: MGQKVSPVGLRVGVNRDWNSRWYANDKDFASLLHEDIRIREFLNAKLKGAYVANIEIERSKNRVNIFVHTSRPGVVIGKDGEAVDALRKQVTKLVKDKQVFINIVEIKNPDVVAQLVANRIAEQLENRASFRTVQKRAIQSAMRAGAKGIKTCVSGRLGGADMARTEGYSEGNVPLHTLRADIDYATAEADTTYGKLGVKVWICKGEILPAKKKGDK, translated from the coding sequence ATGGGTCAAAAAGTAAGTCCAGTCGGATTGCGTGTTGGCGTAAACCGTGATTGGAATTCAAGATGGTACGCTAATGATAAAGACTTTGCTTCATTATTACACGAAGACATCAGAATTCGTGAATTCTTAAATGCAAAGTTAAAAGGCGCTTATGTCGCTAATATTGAAATTGAAAGATCTAAAAACAGAGTTAACATCTTTGTTCATACATCTAGACCTGGTGTTGTTATTGGTAAAGATGGTGAAGCAGTTGATGCTTTAAGAAAACAAGTGACTAAATTAGTAAAGGATAAACAAGTGTTTATCAATATTGTTGAAATCAAAAATCCAGATGTTGTTGCACAACTTGTTGCAAACAGAATTGCTGAGCAATTAGAAAACCGTGCTTCATTTAGAACAGTTCAAAAAAGAGCAATCCAAAGTGCTATGAGAGCTGGAGCTAAAGGAATTAAAACTTGTGTATCAGGTCGTTTAGGTGGTGCTGATATGGCAAGAACAGAAGGTTATTCTGAAGGAAATGTACCTCTTCATACATTAAGAGCTGACATTGATTATGCGACTGCAGAAGCTGACACAACTTATGGAAAATTAGGAGTAAAAGTTTGGATTTGTAAGGGAGAAATTCTTCCTGCAAAGAAGAAAGGGGATAAATAA
- the rplV gene encoding 50S ribosomal protein L22 — MEARAQAKMIRVSPQKARLVVDLVRGKNLKEALGILEYTNKSATPAIIKVVKSAAQNAVFNEGAEEEKLFIKEIYVDEGPTLKRFRARAKGSGTQILKRTSHITCVVAER, encoded by the coding sequence ATGGAAGCAAGAGCACAAGCTAAAATGATTCGTGTTTCACCTCAAAAAGCTAGATTAGTCGTTGACTTAGTAAGAGGTAAGAACTTAAAAGAAGCACTTGGTATCTTAGAATATACTAACAAAAGTGCGACTCCTGCAATCATTAAAGTCGTAAAATCTGCTGCACAAAATGCTGTTTTCAATGAAGGTGCAGAAGAAGAAAAATTATTTATTAAAGAAATCTATGTAGACGAAGGTCCTACATTAAAAAGATTCCGCGCTAGAGCAAAAGGTAGCGGTACTCAAATTTTAAAGAGAACAAGCCACATTACATGTGTGGTTGCTGAAAGATAG
- the rpsS gene encoding 30S ribosomal protein S19 — MARSLKKGPFVDEHLMKKVEALNAASKKEVIKTWSRRSTIFPQFIEHTFAVYNGREHIPVYVTEDMVGHKLGEFAPTRTYHGHDADDKKSGK; from the coding sequence ATGGCAAGAAGTTTAAAAAAAGGTCCATTCGTGGATGAACACTTAATGAAAAAAGTAGAAGCATTAAATGCTGCTAGTAAAAAAGAAGTCATTAAAACATGGTCAAGACGTTCTACAATCTTCCCACAATTTATTGAACACACATTCGCAGTATACAACGGAAGAGAACATATCCCAGTTTATGTAACTGAAGATATGGTTGGACATAAGTTAGGAGAATTTGCTCCTACTAGAACTTACCATGGTCATGATGCTGATGATAAAAAGTCAGGTAAATAG
- the rplB gene encoding 50S ribosomal protein L2, which translates to MAIKAYKPTTNGRRNMTSLTYEEITTNKPEKSLTIRLSKKGGRNNQGVITTRHHGGGHKRLYRIIDFKRNKDDIVGTVATIEYDPNRSANIALIHYADGEKRYILAPKGLEVGMKIVSGDNADIIVGNCLPMGNMPEGTVIHNIEMQPGKGGQVARSAGVSAQILGKEGKYVTVRLASGEVRKFLAVCRATVGVVGNEDYGLVNYGKAGRNRWRGIRPTVRGSVMNPNDHPHGGGEGRTSIGRKAPMTPWGKKALGVKTRNSKKASNKMIVRRRNGK; encoded by the coding sequence ATGGCTATTAAAGCATACAAGCCTACGACAAACGGTCGTCGTAATATGACTTCTTTAACTTATGAAGAAATTACAACAAATAAGCCAGAGAAATCATTGACTATCCGTTTATCTAAAAAGGGTGGACGTAATAATCAAGGTGTTATCACTACTCGTCATCATGGTGGTGGACACAAACGTTTATATCGTATTATCGATTTCAAACGTAATAAAGATGATATTGTTGGAACAGTTGCAACAATTGAATATGATCCTAACAGATCAGCAAACATTGCATTAATTCATTATGCAGATGGTGAAAAGAGATATATTCTTGCTCCTAAAGGGTTAGAAGTAGGAATGAAAATCGTATCAGGAGATAATGCTGATATCATTGTTGGAAACTGTTTACCAATGGGAAATATGCCTGAAGGTACAGTTATTCACAATATTGAAATGCAACCAGGTAAAGGTGGACAAGTGGCTAGATCAGCTGGTGTGTCTGCTCAAATCTTAGGTAAAGAAGGAAAATATGTCACTGTAAGATTAGCTTCTGGTGAAGTTAGAAAATTCTTAGCTGTTTGTAGAGCAACAGTTGGTGTTGTTGGAAACGAAGACTATGGATTAGTTAACTATGGTAAAGCTGGTCGTAACAGATGGAGAGGTATTAGACCAACAGTACGTGGTTCAGTAATGAATCCTAATGATCACCCTCATGGTGGTGGTGAAGGTAGAACTTCAATTGGTCGTAAAGCTCCAATGACTCCTTGGGGTAAAAAAGCTCTTGGAGTTAAAACTAGAAATAGTAAAAAAGCTTCAAATAAAATGATCGTGCGTCGTCGTAACGGTAAATAG
- the rplW gene encoding 50S ribosomal protein L23 → MAHITDVLKKPVLTEKSLMLQQAENKYTFDVEITANKTEVKQAVEKMFDVKVESVNIMNVAPKTKRMGKYVGKTNKRRKAIVKLKEGSEINLFGEE, encoded by the coding sequence ATGGCACATATTACTGATGTTTTAAAGAAACCAGTACTTACTGAAAAATCTTTAATGTTACAACAAGCAGAAAACAAATATACATTTGATGTAGAAATCACTGCTAACAAAACAGAAGTGAAACAAGCAGTTGAAAAAATGTTTGATGTAAAAGTTGAAAGTGTAAACATTATGAATGTAGCACCTAAAACAAAAAGAATGGGTAAATACGTTGGAAAAACAAACAAAAGAAGAAAAGCTATCGTTAAATTAAAAGAAGGATCTGAAATTAATTTATTCGGTGAAGAATAA
- the rplD gene encoding 50S ribosomal protein L4, whose product MLKVAVYNQEGKQVKDTELNELVFGIEPNNQAIFDMVLLQRASWRQGTHKVKNRTEVRGGGRKPWRQKGTGRARQGSIRAPQWRGGGVVFGPTPRSYTFKLNRKVRQLALKSALSQKVIDNEMTVLDTITLNAPKTKDMIKVLENLEANRKTLIVMDEVNENVTLSARNIPGVKVIDSKGLNVYDILDCTKLVITEGAIKAVEEVLA is encoded by the coding sequence ATGTTAAAAGTTGCAGTATATAACCAAGAAGGTAAACAAGTAAAAGATACAGAATTAAATGAATTAGTATTTGGTATCGAACCAAACAACCAAGCAATCTTTGATATGGTCTTACTACAAAGAGCTTCATGGAGACAAGGAACTCATAAAGTCAAAAACCGTACTGAAGTCAGAGGTGGAGGAAGAAAACCATGGAGACAAAAAGGTACAGGTAGAGCTAGACAAGGATCTATCCGCGCTCCACAATGGAGAGGTGGGGGAGTTGTATTTGGTCCTACACCAAGAAGCTATACATTTAAGTTAAATAGAAAAGTAAGACAATTAGCTTTAAAATCGGCTTTAAGTCAAAAAGTTATTGATAATGAAATGACAGTATTAGATACTATCACTTTAAATGCTCCTAAAACAAAAGATATGATTAAAGTATTAGAAAATTTAGAAGCAAATAGAAAAACATTAATCGTTATGGACGAAGTTAATGAAAATGTGACTTTATCTGCAAGAAATATTCCTGGAGTTAAAGTTATTGATTCAAAAGGTCTTAACGTATATGATATCTTAGATTGTACTAAGTTAGTTATAACTGAAGGTGCAATCAAGGCTGTTGAGGAGGTATTGGCATAA